Genomic segment of Mucilaginibacter sabulilitoris:
TATATATTCGCTTATTAGATAAAGATGGATATTATGAGTGCAAAGTATAGTTGTCGTTTACTAAGTGTGTTCTGTTTTTCTTAAAGTTTAATTTTTTGAAAGGCAATACCTCATAACAAACATTGAAGAAGCATCGCTATCTTTCATAACAGCGAAGTTCCCTGTTCGCTACACCAGTAAAGTGCTTTCACGGCATAAATTCTCCCTCGTACCTCAGTTCGATTTATTCCATGTCACCGGACAGCCTCGCTACACGTTTGGGATTGGTTGCTTAACGAAAGAATGGCAGATTATACGATATTTTAAAAAAGAGGTCACAATTCGCTTTTTCATATTTGTTTGGCAATAATTCTGATTTTTTTTGACGCGACTCACATCAAAGAAAATTTCTTTTGTTTGACGCGACTCAACTTTCCCGGTAATCAGTAACCATCTGGTTTACCCGTATAGCAGAGGCACCCAAAAGAATGTTGAAAACTTTTTGGTGGTAAAAAGTGGTAGAAAGTGGTAAAAGTACTTTACTTTTACCTATTGAATTATGCCATAGACTGAAAATGCCTTATTTAACCGGAAATTTTGAATGCAAGCTGGATCCTAAATCAAGGATGATGATACCTGCTGGGCTCAAAAAAAAGCTTCCGGAAATTGAAACAGAGGGCATTGTGATCAATTGTGGCTTTAAAAACAACCTCGTTATCTATACTAAATCCCAATGGGATAAAAGGCTGGATGAACTGGGTAAACTTAATGAATTTGACGAAGATAGCGCTGACTTTATAAGGTATTTTACCAGTGGGGCTACAGAACTTACACTTGATGCTGCCGGGAGGGTTTTAATACCTAAGTTTTTACTGGAGCATGCGGGTATTAAATCAGATGTGATGTTAACCTGCCAGTTGAATAAGGTTGAAGTTTGGGATGCGGAAGTATATAAGTCTACCTACCTTAAAATGCCAAAAGATTTTGCGGCATTGGCACAAAAGGTATTAGGAAGTAAAGCAGGGAGGGGAGATGAGTGAGTATCACGTACCGGTAATGTTGCAGGAATGCATTGATGGCCTTAACATTCAAAAGGATGGCACCTACGTGGATGTGACTTTTGGCGGGGGTGGACATTCGCGCGAGATATTAAAGCATTTGGGTGATAAGGGTACTCTGGTAGCTTTTGATCAGGATGCAGACGCTCAGCAGAATTTAATTGATGATGAGCGTTTTGTTTTTGTTGACCAGAATTTCCGCTATCTCAAGAACTTTTGCCGTTTACACGGGGCTATCCCGGCCGATGGCATACTAGCAGATCTGGGTGTTTCGTCCTATCAGTTTGATCAGGCCGAACGGGGGTTCTCCATTCGTTTTGATGCCGAACTTGATATGAGGATGAATCAATTGGGTGAGCTTACCGCTAAGGATGTGGTAAATAATTATACTGCTGCCGAACTGCACCGCATTTTTGGTATTTACGGTGAAATACAAAACGCTAAATCACTGGCCGAAACTATTGTGACCGCACGTTTGAACGCGCCGATAGTGACCATTGCCGATCTGAAAAATGCGATAAGCAACCGTATTCCTAAGGGTAAAGAAAATAAATACCTGGCACAGGTATTCCAGGCATTACGTATAGAGGTTAACCAGGAGCTGGAAGCCCTGAAAGATTTTTTAACCCAATCGGCCGAAGTATTGGCTGTTGGTGGCAGGCTGGTGGTAATGTCATACCATTCGCTTGAAGACAGGCTGGTTAAAAATTTTATAGCCAAGGGTAAGTTCAGCGGAGAGCTGGAAAAAGACTTATATGGTAATGATAACAGGCCGTTTGACGCCATAAGCCGCGGGGCTATAACAGCATCAGCAGATGAAATAAGTAATAATAACAGGGCACGGAGCGCTAAATTAAGAATAGCTGTAAAAAAATGACAAATCGTTTGCGTACAGAAATTCGGGAGGATGAAGAAGCGGAAGAAAATCTTATCGTTGAGGAAAAACCAGTAAGGGAAATTCCTGATAATTTTTTCACCCAGCTTTTCACCAAAGGCATTCTCTCAACAGAGCGGGCTACCAGTGCGCTGCCATTTGTGCTATACCTGGCTTTGCTGGGTATGATATACATAGCTAATATGCACCTGGCCGAGAAAACGATACGTGACATTGATGATCTGAATAAAGAAGTAAAAGAACGGGGCTGGGATTATAAAACAGCAAAAGCCGACATGGCTTTTAAAAGCACATTAACAGAGGTAGCCAAACGTGCCGATACCCTTGGGGTGAGGCAATCGGTTGAGCCTCCTCAAAAAATAACAGTAGAGGAGGAAGTACGGGATGGGAATTAGAACCAACATTCTGCTGCGGGTGTATATCGCTTTCGGGCTAATATTGTTATTTGCGTTTGCTGTTGTGGTGCAGCTTTGTCGTGTACAGTTTGTGCAGGGTGAAAAATGGAAAGCCATGGCTGTGAGTATGTCTGCGCAATACAGGGATGTTGAGGCGGCACGCGGCAATATTTTTTCTGTTGACGGCAGTTTGTTGGCCACATCAGTACCGGAGTATGAGCTGCACATGGATATGCTGGCAGGTGGTATAGCTGAAGATAGCGTTTTTAATGATAATATTGATTTGCTTGCGGCAAACCTGTCAAAAATGTATGGCGACAGGTCGGCCCGCGAATACTCCAGGATATTGCGCGATGCACGCAGAGAGGGCTCACGTTACCAGCTTTTACGTCGCAGGGTATCTTATCAGGAATTGAAAAAGATAAAAGAGTTTCCGATGTTTAAAAACAGGAAAACAAAAAACTGTTTAATAGTACTGCAGCAGAATAAGCGTATACGGCCTTTCCGCTCACTAGCCGCACGTACCATTGGTTATAAAAATGAGAATGTTAAAAATCCTGTTGGCCTTGAAGGGGCCTATTCGTCTTATATCAATGGCGAAAACGGAAGGCGTTTAATGCAGCGCATACCCGGAGGTATCTGGATGCCCGTGAATAATGACGATGATGAGATAGCAGCAAAAGACGGCGCCGATATTATATCAACCATCAACGTGAATTTTCAGGATGTAGCCCAGGATGCCCTTAAAAAGCAACTTATAAAAAGTGAGGCCGACCATGGTTGTGTGGTGCTGATGGAAGTATCAACCGGTGAGATTCGCGCTATTGCCAATTTTACCCGTAACAAAGACGGCGATTACGAGGAGAAAATGAACTACGCCATCAGTAATGCCATTGATCCGGGTTCAACTTTTAAGCTGGCTTCGTACATGACACTGCTTGATCAGCATAAAATTGATACCAGTAGTATTATAAATGCCGATGGAGGGAGATATAAATTTCCGAAAGGGCCAACCATTACCGATACCGAACACGACAATTACGAAATGAGCGTTAAACGCGCCTTTGAAGAATCCTCAAACGTAGCAGCGGCCAAACTGGTTACCAGATATTATAGTGGTAACCCTTGGGAGTATATCAATAAGCTTTACAGCTATCATTTAAATGAGAAACTGGATCTGCAAATTGCCGGCGAAGGCAAACCAGTAATCAAGAACCCATCAAACCGTAGCTGGAATAAAAACTATACCCTGCCCGAAATGGCCTATGGCTACGAAATGAACCTTACACCGTTGCAAATGCTGGCTTATTATAATTCGGTGGCTAACAATGGTAAAATGATAGCGCCCATTTTTGTGCGGGAGATACGCCGGCTGGGTAATCCTATTGAGCAGTTTCAGGCCCGGGTAATTAATGAAAAAGTATGTTCAGATGCTACATTGGGTAAAGTAAGAGGGATGCTTGAAGGGGTAGTGCTCAACGGTACCGGAAAAAACGTGATCAAAAACAACCTGTATAGTGTGGCCGGTAAGACCGGTACTGCACAGATTGCCGACGGAAGAAAAGGCTACACCGCTCATAAAACATACCAGGCCTCATTCTGCGGATATTTTCCGGCAGATCATCCTAAATACTCCATGATTGTGGTGATCAATAATCCAACTGATGGTGTTTACCTGGCAGCTAAAGTAGCTGGTCCGGTTTTCAGGGAAGTAGCAGACAGGGTTTATGCCAATGATATGGAGATAAACCAGACCCCGGCAACACACCTGGTAGGTAATACAAGCCTGCCAAAAGTGAAGCAGGGTAATTTAAAGGCACTAAAAAGAGTTTATACCAAATTGGGCGTAAAGCCATTGTACGCATCGGCAAATGCCCGGGGCAATGGGATTGATACCAGTAACGGTATTCCTTTTGAAGAAGTGAAATATAAAAACGGTACGGTTCCGGCAGTAACCGGAATGGGGCTTAGTGATGCCTTATATGTTTTAGGAAATGCAGGTTATAAAGTAACGGTACGCGGCAGTGGTACGGTAACTACACAATCGGTTACCGGCGGCAGTTTAATACCAAAGGGTTCACGCATAACAATAGAACTGGAATGAAGTATTTAAGCGAAATATTGGATGGGCTGGCCTTCACCGAATTGCAGGGAAGCGCCGATGTGGAAATTACTTCCGTAACTTTTGATTCGCGGCAGGTAAAGCCCGGATCATTGTTTGTTGCTGTTAAGGGTACATTGGTTGATGGACATGATTATATTGATCAGGCCATTAAAAACGGTGCTATTGCTGTTATTTGCGAAGAGCTGCCAGCTCGTACAGCAGCGGAGGTCGACTTTCTGATGGTAGCCGATTCGGGCAAAGCGTTAAGTATTGTTGCTGCTAACTTCCATGATAATCCGTCCAAGCAATTAAAATTGGTTGGGGTAACCGGTACTAACGGTAAAACTACGGTTGCAACCTTGCTTTACCAATTATTTCGCGACCTGGGTTACAAATGCGGGTTACTTTCAACCGTCGAAAATCAAATCAATGATAAGGTAATTCCATCTACGCATACCACTCCCGATCCTATCGAACTTAACCGTTTGCTGGACGAAATGGTGGCGCAGGGCTGCGACTATTGTTTTATGGAAGTGAGCTCACACGCGGTTGCACAGCACCGTATTGCTAACCTGCATTTTTCGGGGGGTATATTCACTAATCTTACACATGATCATTTAGATTATCATAAAACATTTGACAGCTATCTGAAAGCCAAGAAAGCGTTTTTTGATGGTTTGCCTAAAAGCGCGTTTGCACTTACCAATACTGATGATAAAAACGGCAACGTGATGCTGCAAAATACGCAGGCCCACAAAAAATCATACGGACTTAAAACCAT
This window contains:
- a CDS encoding division/cell wall cluster transcriptional repressor MraZ; translated protein: MPYLTGNFECKLDPKSRMMIPAGLKKKLPEIETEGIVINCGFKNNLVIYTKSQWDKRLDELGKLNEFDEDSADFIRYFTSGATELTLDAAGRVLIPKFLLEHAGIKSDVMLTCQLNKVEVWDAEVYKSTYLKMPKDFAALAQKVLGSKAGRGDE
- the rsmH gene encoding 16S rRNA (cytosine(1402)-N(4))-methyltransferase RsmH; this encodes MSEYHVPVMLQECIDGLNIQKDGTYVDVTFGGGGHSREILKHLGDKGTLVAFDQDADAQQNLIDDERFVFVDQNFRYLKNFCRLHGAIPADGILADLGVSSYQFDQAERGFSIRFDAELDMRMNQLGELTAKDVVNNYTAAELHRIFGIYGEIQNAKSLAETIVTARLNAPIVTIADLKNAISNRIPKGKENKYLAQVFQALRIEVNQELEALKDFLTQSAEVLAVGGRLVVMSYHSLEDRLVKNFIAKGKFSGELEKDLYGNDNRPFDAISRGAITASADEISNNNRARSAKLRIAVKK
- a CDS encoding FtsL-like putative cell division protein, giving the protein MTNRLRTEIREDEEAEENLIVEEKPVREIPDNFFTQLFTKGILSTERATSALPFVLYLALLGMIYIANMHLAEKTIRDIDDLNKEVKERGWDYKTAKADMAFKSTLTEVAKRADTLGVRQSVEPPQKITVEEEVRDGN
- a CDS encoding penicillin-binding protein, whose amino-acid sequence is MGIRTNILLRVYIAFGLILLFAFAVVVQLCRVQFVQGEKWKAMAVSMSAQYRDVEAARGNIFSVDGSLLATSVPEYELHMDMLAGGIAEDSVFNDNIDLLAANLSKMYGDRSAREYSRILRDARREGSRYQLLRRRVSYQELKKIKEFPMFKNRKTKNCLIVLQQNKRIRPFRSLAARTIGYKNENVKNPVGLEGAYSSYINGENGRRLMQRIPGGIWMPVNNDDDEIAAKDGADIISTINVNFQDVAQDALKKQLIKSEADHGCVVLMEVSTGEIRAIANFTRNKDGDYEEKMNYAISNAIDPGSTFKLASYMTLLDQHKIDTSSIINADGGRYKFPKGPTITDTEHDNYEMSVKRAFEESSNVAAAKLVTRYYSGNPWEYINKLYSYHLNEKLDLQIAGEGKPVIKNPSNRSWNKNYTLPEMAYGYEMNLTPLQMLAYYNSVANNGKMIAPIFVREIRRLGNPIEQFQARVINEKVCSDATLGKVRGMLEGVVLNGTGKNVIKNNLYSVAGKTGTAQIADGRKGYTAHKTYQASFCGYFPADHPKYSMIVVINNPTDGVYLAAKVAGPVFREVADRVYANDMEINQTPATHLVGNTSLPKVKQGNLKALKRVYTKLGVKPLYASANARGNGIDTSNGIPFEEVKYKNGTVPAVTGMGLSDALYVLGNAGYKVTVRGSGTVTTQSVTGGSLIPKGSRITIELE
- a CDS encoding UDP-N-acetylmuramoyl-L-alanyl-D-glutamate--2,6-diaminopimelate ligase, with amino-acid sequence MKYLSEILDGLAFTELQGSADVEITSVTFDSRQVKPGSLFVAVKGTLVDGHDYIDQAIKNGAIAVICEELPARTAAEVDFLMVADSGKALSIVAANFHDNPSKQLKLVGVTGTNGKTTVATLLYQLFRDLGYKCGLLSTVENQINDKVIPSTHTTPDPIELNRLLDEMVAQGCDYCFMEVSSHAVAQHRIANLHFSGGIFTNLTHDHLDYHKTFDSYLKAKKAFFDGLPKSAFALTNTDDKNGNVMLQNTQAHKKSYGLKTMADYKARILENQFGGLLLHIDNEEVWFKMVGTFNAYNLLAVYATAMLLEQDKAKVLTSLSKLTGAEGRFEYIVAPNKVIGIVDYAHTPDAVQNVLSTIHDIRKGNEKVITVIGCGGDRDKTKRPIMARVASESSDKVILTSDNPRSEDPSQIIKDMEEGVDPAFKRHTVSIIDRREAIKTACMLANPGDIILVAGKGHEKYQEINGVKNHFDDMEELEKQFKDML